The following coding sequences are from one Remersonia thermophila strain ATCC 22073 chromosome 2, whole genome shotgun sequence window:
- a CDS encoding mitochondrial 54S ribosomal protein mL43, translating to MTVRALQKISVARNGVGAFVLQCKKMDLHYCDWAGSSKGMNGFIKSLLPKFAAAHPQIEFNVSPRPAKHPVIIAHYINGREKAVCVRNMEPFEILKKAELLRDASGEKLRRVTKPVSSINESVRGIWSPYHGEGMRV from the exons atgacggtcAGGGCACTCCAAAAGATTTCCGTCGCCCGG AACGGCGTCGGAGCCTTCGTCTTGCAATGCAAGAAGATGGACTTGCACTACTGCGACTGGGCCGGTAGTTCCAAGGGCATGAA CGGTTTCATCAagtccctcctccccaagtTCGCCGCGGCGCACCCGCAGATCGAGTTCAACGtctctccccgccccgccaaGCACCCCGTCATCATTGCCCACTACATCAACGgccgcgagaaggccgtGTGCGTGCGCAACATGGAGCCCTTTGAGAtcctcaagaaggccgagctgctgcgcgacgccAGCGGCGAGAAGCTCCGCCGCGTCACCAAGCCCGTGTCCAGCATCAACGAGTCCGTCAGAGGCATTTGGTCACCGTACCACGGCGAGGGCATGCGGGTGTAA